In the Terriglobales bacterium genome, one interval contains:
- a CDS encoding glycosyltransferase, with amino-acid sequence MPQPIRIVYAIPSLEDGGAERQLLELLRRLDRSRFEPSLVLLDGRRAQRASGLVVHVLDLAMPSGGNVRWLRRSLSFFTAVWRMRRCFRLWRTEMLHAFLPAPTILAGTAARMAGVPVIIAARRSLSAHYRPRGPAALFDRLATRAADWKVGNSNAVAEDICRDGCSPARVVTLYNGVDTEKFHPGRARDWRSQMGWSAENVVFGMIANFRACKRHLDFVEAFARVSTTNPNLRSFLAGNDSGTLAAVRRRIATLGLQSVCRIVENEVPPETMFAALDVFVSASDTEGFSNVVLEAMASGRPVIATAVGGNMEAVVDGVSGILVPACAPDVLAVALTRLAGDAGLRASMGEQGRQRALQCFSIDTMVRAHVEFYLRAIATASARVPGSARAAAQS; translated from the coding sequence ATGCCACAACCCATCAGAATCGTCTACGCAATACCGTCGCTCGAGGATGGGGGAGCCGAGCGCCAGCTGCTCGAATTGCTCCGGCGCCTCGACCGGTCGCGATTTGAGCCGTCGCTGGTTCTCCTCGACGGCCGGCGCGCGCAACGCGCCTCGGGGCTGGTTGTTCACGTCTTGGACCTGGCCATGCCGAGCGGCGGGAATGTCCGCTGGTTGCGCCGCTCGCTCTCCTTTTTCACCGCTGTGTGGCGTATGCGCCGGTGCTTCCGGTTGTGGCGCACGGAGATGCTGCATGCATTTCTTCCCGCGCCTACGATTCTTGCGGGAACGGCCGCCAGGATGGCCGGCGTTCCGGTCATTATCGCCGCCCGCCGCTCTCTTTCCGCTCACTATCGTCCGCGCGGTCCGGCCGCGTTGTTCGATCGGCTCGCGACCCGCGCTGCCGACTGGAAGGTCGGCAACAGCAACGCGGTCGCGGAAGATATTTGCCGCGACGGCTGCTCGCCCGCCCGTGTCGTTACCCTCTACAACGGCGTCGATACTGAAAAGTTCCATCCCGGGCGGGCGAGGGATTGGCGCTCGCAAATGGGCTGGTCCGCGGAAAACGTGGTGTTCGGGATGATCGCGAATTTCCGCGCGTGCAAGCGGCACCTCGATTTTGTCGAAGCGTTCGCGCGGGTCTCAACGACGAATCCCAACCTTCGCAGTTTCCTTGCAGGCAATGATTCCGGCACTCTCGCCGCAGTGCGCCGGCGCATCGCGACCCTCGGCTTGCAAAGCGTTTGTCGCATCGTTGAAAATGAGGTACCTCCGGAAACGATGTTCGCGGCGCTGGATGTTTTCGTCAGCGCCTCGGATACGGAAGGCTTTTCCAACGTTGTCTTGGAAGCGATGGCTTCCGGCAGGCCGGTGATTGCGACGGCGGTAGGCGGGAACATGGAAGCTGTGGTGGACGGCGTGAGCGGCATTCTGGTTCCGGCGTGCGCCCCCGATGTGCTGGCAGTTGCCCTTACAAGGTTGGCCGGGGATGCCGGACTGCGCGCCTCGATGGGAGAACAGGGACGCCAGCGTGCGCTTCAATGCTTTTCGATCGACACGATGGTTCGCGCGCATGTTGAGTTCTACCTGCGCGCCATCGCAACCGCTTCCGCGCGCGTCCCCGGCTCCGCCAGGGCCGCCGCCCAGAGTTAG
- a CDS encoding glycosyltransferase family 4 protein, with the protein MPEPSKFAIARVIARLNVGGPAIQAILMTQLFRSRGFRALLLTGHVAPGENSMDYMASEKGVEPIRISTMSRRISFLNDMVSLWRLVRIFRRERPTVVHTHTAKAGALGRVAAMITGVPVRVHTFHGHVFQGYFSPLLTRFFIAIERFLARHTDCIVAISDSQRYDLVELYRIAPAEKVLTLPLGLDLETFLHHPKNAGGLRSSLGATSGPLIGWVGRLTAIKQPEMMIDIAAIIHNSCPAARFVLVGDGDVRSALQVRIAEAGLGQVVELLGCRQDMPAVYAELDLVLLTSRNEGTPVALLEAMASGKAFVATDVGGVRDLVLGSGRKHADGFEIFENGILAPIDPQVLSRAVQFLISQAELCSSMGAAGRAFVLQRFSHLRLADDLECLYRDLAQAKALIPSSKALAAQQQ; encoded by the coding sequence GTGCCCGAACCCTCGAAGTTTGCGATCGCCCGCGTCATTGCACGACTAAATGTCGGCGGACCCGCCATTCAGGCAATTCTAATGACCCAGCTGTTTCGCAGCCGCGGCTTTCGCGCCCTGCTGCTGACCGGCCACGTTGCTCCCGGCGAAAACAGCATGGATTACATGGCGAGTGAAAAAGGGGTCGAGCCGATCCGTATCTCGACCATGTCGCGGCGCATTTCTTTTCTCAATGACATGGTTTCGTTGTGGCGGCTGGTGCGCATCTTCCGTCGCGAGCGGCCGACCGTTGTTCACACTCACACCGCCAAAGCCGGCGCGCTGGGCCGTGTTGCCGCCATGATCACGGGCGTGCCGGTGCGAGTGCACACCTTCCACGGGCACGTCTTTCAAGGCTATTTTTCCCCGCTGCTCACCCGCTTCTTCATTGCGATCGAACGGTTCCTCGCCCGTCACACCGACTGCATCGTCGCGATCAGCGATTCACAACGATACGACCTGGTCGAGCTGTATCGCATTGCGCCTGCCGAAAAGGTCCTGACGCTACCCTTGGGGCTGGATCTGGAAACGTTCTTGCATCACCCGAAGAACGCCGGCGGCCTTCGCTCGTCGCTAGGGGCCACTTCCGGGCCCTTGATCGGCTGGGTGGGCCGTCTGACCGCCATCAAGCAGCCGGAAATGATGATCGACATTGCCGCCATCATCCACAATTCTTGTCCGGCAGCCCGTTTCGTTCTGGTCGGTGATGGTGACGTCCGCAGCGCGTTGCAAGTGCGGATTGCGGAGGCGGGCCTCGGCCAGGTGGTCGAGCTGCTCGGTTGCCGACAAGACATGCCGGCGGTATACGCGGAATTGGACTTGGTGCTGCTGACCTCGCGCAATGAAGGTACGCCGGTCGCTTTGCTGGAGGCAATGGCGTCCGGCAAGGCTTTCGTCGCCACTGATGTAGGCGGAGTTCGTGACTTAGTTTTGGGTTCCGGACGCAAGCATGCCGATGGATTTGAGATCTTCGAGAACGGAATCCTGGCGCCGATAGACCCTCAAGTTCTTTCGCGCGCCGTCCAGTTTCTTATTTCCCAAGCTGAACTTTGTTCCTCTATGGGAGCCGCCGGCCGCGCCTTCGTCTTGCAACGCTTCTCTCACTTGCGCCTGGCCGACGATCTGGAGTGCCTCTATCGTGATCTGGCGCAAGCGAAAGCCTTAATACCTTCGTCGAAAGCCTTGGCGGCGCAACAGCAGTGA
- a CDS encoding GDP-mannose 4,6-dehydratase, which yields MRAFITGGAGFIGSHLCDALIAKGFDVTILDDLSTGSISNIRHLKANPHFHYVIDTVMNRSLLAELVDECDVVFHLAAAVGVRLIVESPVRTLNTNVRATELVLETAAKKKRKVLITSTSEVYGKSNKIPFQEDDDLVMGPPVRGRWSYACSKAIDEFLAIAYNRERNLPVVIVRLFNTVGPRQTGHYGMVLPRFVQQALSGLPITVYGDGTQTRCFGWVGDVVKALVRLVEEPKAEGEIFNIGSDEEVSIAELAEVVTVVTGSESAVEFLSYEEAYGSGFEDMMRRVPDLSKIHQLIGYRPTKTLADIVAAVAEPLAGKSARAPAVSNLITAE from the coding sequence ATGCGGGCTTTTATAACTGGCGGCGCAGGCTTCATCGGTTCTCATCTCTGCGACGCGCTGATTGCCAAAGGCTTTGACGTAACCATCCTGGATGACCTTTCTACCGGTTCCATCAGCAATATTCGGCACCTGAAGGCGAATCCTCATTTTCACTATGTCATCGACACGGTGATGAATCGCTCCTTGCTGGCGGAGCTGGTCGACGAGTGCGACGTCGTTTTCCACCTTGCGGCTGCCGTCGGGGTGCGCCTGATCGTGGAATCCCCGGTGCGTACACTGAACACCAACGTCCGGGCAACGGAGTTGGTCCTGGAAACCGCGGCGAAGAAGAAGAGAAAAGTTCTCATCACTTCCACCTCCGAAGTCTACGGCAAATCCAACAAGATTCCGTTTCAGGAAGACGACGACCTGGTGATGGGCCCCCCGGTCCGCGGCCGCTGGAGTTACGCCTGTTCTAAGGCCATCGATGAATTTCTGGCCATCGCCTATAACCGCGAACGCAACCTTCCGGTCGTCATTGTGCGTCTGTTTAACACTGTGGGTCCCCGGCAGACCGGCCATTATGGGATGGTACTGCCGCGCTTCGTCCAGCAGGCCCTGTCCGGATTGCCGATCACAGTTTACGGTGACGGCACCCAGACGCGCTGCTTCGGGTGGGTGGGCGATGTTGTCAAGGCGCTTGTCCGGCTGGTCGAGGAGCCCAAAGCGGAAGGCGAGATCTTTAACATCGGTTCCGACGAGGAGGTCAGCATTGCGGAATTGGCCGAAGTCGTCACCGTTGTCACCGGCTCCGAATCCGCAGTCGAGTTCCTGTCCTATGAAGAGGCATACGGCAGCGGTTTCGAGGACATGATGCGCCGGGTCCCGGACTTGTCCAAGATTCACCAGCTGATTGGATACCGACCAACGAAAACCTTGGCCGATATCGTGGCAGCTGTAGCCGAACCGCTGGCCGGTAAGTCGGCTCGCGCACCCGCGGTTTCCAATCTCATTACCGCCGAGTGA
- the lhgO gene encoding L-2-hydroxyglutarate oxidase has protein sequence MPEDRFDLVIIGGGIVGLATALEVTRRFPALRLAVLEKETSVAAHQSGHNSGVIHSGLYYRPGSQKAKLCVEGAAAMIAFCREHGIAHEVCGKVVVATRERELAGLEELERRGKTNGVAGLEMVGPERLRELEPHAAGIRALLVPATGITDYAAVTRKYAELVTAQNGMVLTGTEVVGIARNHGEVVIETTRGNYKAGFLVNCAGLYSDRIARMAGAETGVRIVPFRGEYYEIATSRRNLVRGLVYPVPDPDLPFLGVHLTRRVDGSIEAGPNAVLALRREGYRKTDISVWELADTVAFPGFWRMARRWWRVGLGEYYRSLSKNAFLKALQRLVPELRSADLTRGGSGVRAQAVDRSGKLIDDFRFAASDRAVHVLNVPSPAATASLVIGREIVDMATPGLKTVL, from the coding sequence ATGCCTGAAGACCGCTTCGACCTCGTCATTATCGGCGGCGGAATCGTCGGGCTCGCCACTGCGCTGGAAGTTACGCGCCGTTTCCCTGCCCTCCGACTCGCCGTGCTGGAGAAGGAAACCTCGGTCGCGGCACACCAGAGCGGCCACAACAGTGGCGTCATCCATTCCGGCCTCTACTATCGCCCGGGCTCTCAGAAGGCGAAGCTGTGCGTCGAAGGCGCCGCCGCCATGATTGCCTTCTGCCGCGAGCACGGCATCGCGCACGAGGTCTGCGGCAAAGTTGTCGTTGCCACGCGGGAGCGAGAACTTGCTGGGCTGGAAGAACTCGAGCGCCGCGGCAAGACGAATGGCGTTGCCGGCCTCGAAATGGTCGGTCCCGAGCGCCTGCGCGAACTGGAACCGCACGCGGCAGGGATCCGAGCCCTGCTCGTGCCCGCCACGGGAATCACGGACTACGCCGCTGTCACCCGCAAGTATGCGGAGCTGGTCACAGCGCAGAATGGGATGGTGCTGACGGGAACCGAAGTGGTGGGAATCGCGCGCAATCACGGAGAGGTTGTGATCGAGACCACGCGCGGCAACTACAAGGCGGGCTTCCTGGTCAACTGCGCAGGACTCTACAGCGACCGGATTGCTCGGATGGCAGGCGCGGAAACGGGCGTGCGGATCGTGCCCTTCCGCGGGGAGTACTACGAGATCGCAACGAGCAGGCGAAACCTGGTGCGGGGGCTTGTTTATCCCGTCCCGGATCCAGACTTGCCGTTCCTCGGCGTTCACTTGACGCGCCGGGTGGACGGCAGCATTGAAGCTGGGCCGAACGCGGTTCTAGCTTTGCGTCGAGAGGGATATCGCAAGACCGACATCAGCGTCTGGGAGCTTGCGGACACCGTGGCGTTCCCCGGGTTCTGGCGCATGGCGCGAAGATGGTGGCGAGTTGGCCTTGGGGAGTACTATCGCTCGCTCAGCAAGAACGCATTCCTGAAGGCGCTGCAGCGACTGGTTCCGGAACTTCGGTCCGCCGATCTCACTCGCGGCGGCAGCGGGGTGCGGGCCCAAGCCGTGGACCGCAGCGGCAAACTCATCGACGATTTCCGGTTCGCCGCCAGTGATCGCGCCGTGCACGTGCTCAATGTGCCGTCGCCGGCGGCCACGGCCTCGCTAGTCATTGGGCGCGAGATCGTCGACATGGCAACGCCTGGATTGAAGACAGTCCTTTGA
- a CDS encoding ATP-binding protein, whose translation MQVRAAADISTLVSRIAYEIRRSDPERNVEFIVGHCNPVQADARLLRILLENLLRNSWKYTSGHERARIEFGCVEHGPGLAVFIRDDGAGFDPASASHLFKPFQRLHASSQFPGTGVGLATVQRIVQRHGGEVWAEGAVERGATFYFTLPPAAAESEFSRSIGMSERR comes from the coding sequence GTGCAAGTCAGGGCTGCGGCGGACATCTCGACGCTGGTGTCGCGGATCGCCTACGAGATTAGGCGCAGCGATCCGGAACGGAACGTTGAGTTCATCGTTGGCCATTGCAACCCGGTACAGGCAGACGCGCGGCTGTTGCGGATCCTGCTGGAGAATCTGCTGCGCAATTCGTGGAAGTACACTTCGGGACACGAGCGGGCCAGGATCGAGTTCGGATGCGTCGAGCATGGCCCCGGACTGGCAGTCTTCATCAGAGACGACGGCGCCGGCTTCGATCCGGCGAGCGCGTCGCACCTGTTCAAGCCGTTCCAGCGGCTGCATGCATCGTCGCAATTTCCCGGTACCGGCGTCGGCCTGGCGACGGTGCAACGCATCGTGCAGCGCCACGGCGGCGAGGTTTGGGCCGAGGGCGCGGTCGAACGCGGCGCGACGTTTTACTTCACCCTTCCGCCAGCGGCCGCCGAAAGCGAATTCTCACGGTCCATCGGAATGAGCGAACGCCGTTAG